In one window of Ovis aries strain OAR_USU_Benz2616 breed Rambouillet chromosome 3, ARS-UI_Ramb_v3.0, whole genome shotgun sequence DNA:
- the LOC114113646 gene encoding olfactory receptor 6C1, translating into MRNHTETIEFILLGLSDDPQLQVVIFVFLLITYMLSITRNLTIITLTLLDAHLQTPMYFFLRNFSILEISFTTVSIPKFLATIITGDKTISFNDCIAQLFFFILLGVTEFYLLAAMSYDRYIAICKPLHYMNIMNHRVCTLLVFSSWLVSFLIIFPALMLLLNLDYCRSNIIDHFTCDYFPLLQLSCSDTNFLEMMGFSCAVFTLMFTLALIILSYTYIIRTILRIPSTSQRTKAFSTCSSHMIVLSISYGSCIFMYIKPSAQERVSLSKGVAVLNTSVAPMLNPFIYSLRNEQVKQAFMDMARKTIFQKQMK; encoded by the coding sequence ATGAGAAACCATACAGAAACAATAGAGTTTATTCTCCTGGGACTGTCAGATGACCCACAACTTCAGGTTGTCATCTTTGTCTTTCTGCTCATCACCTacatgctcagcatcactaggaACCTGACCATTATCACCCTGACCCTGCTGGATGCCCACCTCCAAAcccccatgtatttcttcctcaGAAATTTCTCCATCTTAGAAATATCATTCACAACTGTCAGTATACCCAAGTTCCTGGCCACCATTATTACAGGAGATAAAACCATCTCTTTTAATGATTGCATTgctcagttattttttttcattctcttgggAGTCACGGAGTTTTACCTTCTGGCTGCCATGTCCTATGACCGCTACATTGCCATCTGCAAACCGCTGCATTACATGAACATCATGAATCACAGAGTCTGCACACTGCTTGTCTTCTCTTCCTGGCTAGTTTCATTCTTAATCATATTCCCTGCACTCATGTTGCTCTTAAACCTTGATTACTGTAGGTCTAATATTATTGACCATTTTACCTgtgattattttcctttgcttcagcTGTCTTGTTCAGACACAAACTTTCTCGAAATGATGGGGTTTTCCTGTGCTGTGTTTACTCTAATGTTCACATTGGCATTAATAATTCTGTCCTATACATACATCATCAGAACAATTTTAAGAATTCCTTCTACTAGTCAGAGGACAAAGGCCTTTTCCACATGTTCTTCCCACATGATTGTCCTCTCCATCTCTTATGGCAGCTGCATTTTTATGTACATTAAACCCTCAGCACAGGAGAGGGTGTCTTTGAGCAAGGGGGTGGCTGTGCTAAACACCTCAGTAgcccccatgctgaaccccttcatTTACAGCCTACGGAATGAGCAAGTCAAACAAGCCTTCATGGACATGGCAAGAAAGACTATTTTTCAGAAGCAAATGAAATGA